One segment of Cetobacterium sp. NK01 DNA contains the following:
- a CDS encoding phosphate propanoyltransferase — protein sequence MDKLEILLEKILEVVEEKKLTVPVGISNRHIHLKEQDIETLFGRGYQLNKIKDLSQKGQYAAKEVVTICGPKSVIEKVRVLGPARKETQVEVSVGDCLKLGVKPEIRMSGDIKESSGITLIGPKGTVILSEGAIVSQRHIHMDEEDAKRFNVSNGEVVAIEVDGPRGGQYENTCIRVDKTFTLECHLDIEEANAMGINSSSKIKIIKK from the coding sequence ATGGATAAATTAGAGATATTATTAGAAAAAATTTTAGAAGTGGTAGAGGAAAAAAAGCTTACTGTACCTGTTGGAATATCAAATAGACATATTCATTTAAAAGAGCAGGATATAGAGACTTTATTTGGAAGAGGTTACCAACTTAATAAAATTAAGGATCTTTCTCAAAAAGGTCAGTATGCAGCAAAAGAAGTTGTTACAATTTGTGGGCCCAAAAGTGTCATAGAAAAAGTTAGAGTTTTAGGACCTGCAAGAAAAGAAACGCAAGTTGAAGTTTCTGTAGGAGATTGCTTAAAGTTAGGAGTAAAACCTGAGATTAGAATGTCAGGAGATATTAAAGAGTCTTCTGGGATAACACTAATAGGACCAAAAGGAACAGTTATACTGTCAGAGGGAGCTATCGTTTCTCAAAGACATATACATATGGACGAAGAGGATGCTAAAAGATTTAACGTTAGCAATGGTGAAGTTGTTGCCATTGAAGTTGATGGTCCAAGAGGCGGACAATATGAAAATACATGTATTAGAGTAGACAAAACATTTACTTTAGAGTGTCATTTAGATATTGAAGAAGCCAATGCAATGGGAATAAATAGTAGTTCTAAAATAAAAATAATAAAAAAATAA
- the eutM gene encoding ethanolamine utilization microcompartment protein EutM, which translates to MKYDALGMIETKGLIGSIEAADAMVKAANVYLIGKEYVGGGLVTVMVRGDVGAVKAATDAGAAAAQRVGELVSVHVIPRPHSEVEVILPASSVKEMK; encoded by the coding sequence ATGAAATACGATGCATTAGGAATGATAGAAACTAAAGGATTAATAGGATCGATAGAAGCGGCAGATGCAATGGTAAAAGCAGCAAATGTATACTTAATTGGAAAAGAGTATGTAGGTGGAGGATTAGTAACAGTTATGGTAAGAGGAGACGTTGGAGCAGTTAAGGCAGCTACAGATGCAGGAGCAGCAGCAGCACAACGTGTTGGAGAATTAGTATCTGTACATGTAATTCCAAGACCACATTCAGAAGTAGAGGTTATTTTACCTGCTTCATCAGTTAAAGAGATGAAATAA
- a CDS encoding dicarboxylate/amino acid:cation symporter, which translates to MKKLSNSTTIIISMFLGIIAGLILKDKAAIFAPLGDIFLKLITMLIVPLVFFNIILGAISLGKTKSAGKVGLLTLGYYLFTSCIAVVIGIGAGYIFNPGIGVVVPASLLAKEGAYAGANSGLDFWGTIINIIPDNPFKSLIEGNILQIIFFSLFFGLCLSKVSDEKQKPIIDLLETVNETLIKMIEKILLLAPLGVFALMANSIALFGINILLLVTKLFLVFTLALGLIHFIMLPGFVKLFTGISPIKFIKKTAPAQILAFSTASSMATLPVNTECCKKLGVKNSTASFILPLGATVNMNGNAMLYGLVTMFFAQMFNVDLGPSEYVAIVLTSVLGAVGTAGVPGPSLLVVAVLAAAGVPVIALPLVFGIDRIMDMMRTSTNILGDASCAVIMESILNKEKEVV; encoded by the coding sequence ATGAAGAAACTTAGTAACAGTACAACTATAATTATCTCTATGTTTTTAGGTATAATTGCTGGACTTATTTTAAAAGATAAAGCAGCAATATTTGCACCATTAGGAGACATATTTTTAAAATTAATCACAATGCTTATTGTTCCATTGGTATTTTTTAACATCATTCTTGGAGCTATCTCTTTAGGTAAAACGAAATCTGCTGGAAAAGTTGGACTTTTAACTTTAGGATACTATCTATTTACATCATGTATCGCTGTTGTTATTGGAATTGGAGCTGGATATATATTCAATCCTGGAATTGGAGTTGTAGTTCCTGCATCACTACTAGCAAAAGAAGGAGCTTATGCAGGGGCAAACTCTGGATTAGATTTCTGGGGAACTATTATCAATATAATACCTGATAATCCATTTAAATCACTTATAGAGGGAAATATTTTACAAATTATTTTCTTTTCACTATTCTTTGGACTATGTTTATCTAAAGTATCTGATGAGAAACAAAAACCAATTATAGATCTTTTAGAAACAGTTAATGAAACTTTAATAAAGATGATTGAAAAGATACTTCTTTTAGCTCCACTTGGTGTTTTCGCACTAATGGCTAACTCAATTGCACTTTTTGGTATCAATATACTTTTACTAGTTACAAAGCTATTTTTAGTATTTACTTTAGCTCTTGGTTTAATACATTTTATTATGTTACCAGGATTTGTTAAACTGTTTACTGGAATATCGCCAATTAAATTTATTAAAAAGACTGCACCTGCCCAGATTTTAGCATTTTCAACTGCTTCATCTATGGCTACATTGCCAGTTAATACTGAATGTTGTAAAAAACTTGGAGTTAAAAACTCAACTGCTTCATTTATATTACCATTGGGAGCTACTGTTAACATGAATGGAAATGCTATGTTATACGGTCTTGTAACTATGTTCTTTGCTCAGATGTTCAACGTTGATCTTGGGCCAAGTGAGTATGTAGCAATTGTTCTTACATCTGTTCTTGGAGCTGTTGGAACTGCTGGAGTTCCTGGACCTTCCCTGCTTGTTGTTGCTGTTTTAGCTGCTGCTGGTGTTCCTGTTATAGCTCTTCCACTAGTATTTGGAATTGACAGAATAATGGATATGATGAGAACTTCTACTAACATCTTAGGAGATGCTTCATGTGCAGTTATTATGGAAAGTATATTAAATAAAGAAAAAGAGGTTGTATAA